A single genomic interval of bacterium harbors:
- a CDS encoding Trp family transcriptional regulator: MAKSNYQPDRVLRELASVLSHLSADEVYDVFQAILTPREREKIALRWKLVCLLEKGVTQRAIATRLGISLCKITRGSHELKFGPPAFLKAVRHAVEKKEKT; this comes from the coding sequence ATGGCCAAGTCCAACTATCAGCCTGATCGTGTACTCCGGGAACTGGCGTCTGTCCTGTCCCATTTGAGTGCGGATGAAGTTTATGATGTGTTTCAGGCCATCCTGACGCCCCGGGAGCGGGAGAAGATCGCCTTGCGATGGAAGCTGGTCTGTCTGCTTGAGAAGGGGGTCACGCAACGGGCCATCGCCACCCGACTGGGGATCAGTCTCTGTAAGATTACCCGGGGCTCCCATGAGTTGAAGTTCGGCCCGCCCGCCTTCCTTAAGGCGGTTCGGCATGCTGTGGAAAAGAAAGAGAAAACGTAA
- a CDS encoding sugar-binding domain-containing protein has translation MKKGVERMSLNTLDLNGTWRARWSDGQRGRSEYAQREVTDPARYIDATVPGEIHLDLIKAGLITEPTEGLNALSARWVEEMIWSYRREFTVPRSALKAGTRTWLVFETLDLVATIVLNGKEVARHRNFFYPCRVEVTDTLRPGLNVLAVHLDSGLHDVSDRPGEPYSGQIDYKLHKRTWLRKPQCQFSWDWSTRLINVGISGPVRLEWTRDTVRVDRLVPLASLDADLQNGSVHVRLFVEGLGQTPVRGELTVQMTPGDVSVKLPVDITPGLNPVEAVLKIVQPELWWPAGCGTQALYTITATLSLKGRLLARHEAAIGFRHVRIDQSPHPEGGRYFTLEINGRKVFCKGGNLVPADMIFARITPDHYETLTARALEANFNILRVWGGGLYESDTLYDLCNRKGILVWQEFIFACGRYPGNDVGFVEDFKNEARHQIRRLAQHPCLVIWCGNNEMEQGLWEWGFDKYGALFSDLSLFHHVIPRLLAEEDPTRYYQPSSPYSPDGLSPTRDDCGDQHPWSIGFHDNDFRKYRKMISRFPNEGGILGPTSLPTLLTCLPEGHRHIQSFAWQLHDNSIDSWAEPSPTDGMLQQWLGLDIRRLTIEKFVYWGGLLQGEGLREYVDNFRRRMFDSGAAIFWMFNDCWPATRSWTIVDYALRRTPAFWAVKRAMAPVSVVLAEEHGKVIVYGVNDTDHPIEADLRYGVFKLAGGYPVELGKPVILVSNASTPLAEFPARLWTNRRASMAFGVLTRKDQILARNRLYDPFFKEMAWPKAKVRITVSQGKATFSCDQFAWGVCLDLEGETALVDNFFDLYPGQAHHIPWRKKSPPRLVHIGNDLK, from the coding sequence ATGAAAAAAGGGGTAGAGCGGATGAGCCTGAATACACTTGATTTGAATGGAACCTGGCGTGCCCGCTGGTCGGATGGCCAACGGGGGCGTAGCGAGTATGCCCAGCGCGAGGTGACTGACCCGGCCCGTTATATCGATGCAACCGTGCCCGGCGAGATCCATCTGGACCTCATCAAGGCCGGACTCATCACCGAACCTACGGAGGGCCTGAATGCGCTCTCGGCCCGCTGGGTGGAGGAGATGATCTGGAGTTACCGTCGCGAATTTACCGTTCCCCGCTCCGCCCTGAAGGCCGGGACCCGCACCTGGCTGGTCTTCGAAACCCTCGATCTGGTGGCCACCATTGTGCTCAATGGCAAGGAGGTCGCCCGGCACCGCAATTTCTTTTATCCCTGCCGGGTCGAGGTCACCGACACCTTACGTCCGGGCCTGAATGTCCTGGCGGTTCATCTGGACAGCGGCCTGCATGATGTCTCGGACCGGCCCGGCGAACCCTACAGCGGACAGATTGACTACAAGCTGCACAAACGCACCTGGCTGAGGAAGCCCCAGTGCCAGTTCAGCTGGGATTGGTCGACGCGGCTAATCAATGTGGGCATCAGCGGGCCGGTGCGGCTGGAATGGACACGGGACACGGTACGGGTCGACCGCCTGGTCCCGCTGGCCTCACTGGATGCCGATTTACAAAATGGGTCCGTCCACGTGCGTCTGTTTGTCGAAGGCCTTGGCCAGACTCCGGTCCGGGGGGAATTGACGGTCCAGATGACGCCCGGTGACGTTTCGGTGAAACTGCCGGTCGACATCACACCGGGTTTGAACCCCGTTGAGGCCGTGCTCAAGATCGTACAGCCAGAGCTGTGGTGGCCTGCGGGATGTGGCACGCAAGCGCTCTATACGATCACGGCCACCCTGAGCCTCAAGGGCCGCCTCCTGGCCCGGCATGAGGCCGCCATCGGCTTCCGCCATGTCCGGATCGATCAGTCCCCCCATCCGGAAGGCGGCCGGTATTTCACACTTGAAATCAATGGGCGCAAGGTGTTCTGCAAGGGCGGAAACCTGGTCCCTGCCGACATGATCTTTGCCCGGATTACCCCCGACCACTACGAGACCCTGACCGCTCGTGCCCTGGAAGCGAATTTCAATATCCTTCGCGTCTGGGGGGGCGGCCTCTACGAAAGCGACACCCTTTACGACCTGTGCAACCGCAAGGGCATCCTGGTGTGGCAGGAGTTCATTTTTGCCTGCGGCCGGTATCCCGGTAACGACGTGGGGTTCGTGGAGGACTTCAAAAATGAAGCCCGCCATCAGATCCGACGCCTGGCCCAGCATCCCTGCCTGGTCATCTGGTGTGGCAATAACGAGATGGAGCAAGGTTTGTGGGAATGGGGCTTCGATAAATATGGTGCCCTGTTTTCGGACCTGTCCCTCTTCCATCACGTCATCCCGCGGCTTCTGGCCGAAGAGGATCCTACCCGCTATTACCAGCCGTCATCCCCCTACTCGCCTGACGGGCTCAGCCCCACCCGGGACGACTGCGGGGACCAGCATCCCTGGAGTATCGGATTCCATGATAATGATTTCCGCAAATACCGGAAGATGATCAGCCGCTTTCCGAACGAAGGCGGCATTCTGGGGCCGACCTCACTGCCCACCCTGCTCACCTGTCTGCCGGAGGGACACCGCCACATCCAATCCTTCGCCTGGCAATTGCACGACAACAGCATTGACAGCTGGGCTGAGCCCAGTCCCACCGACGGGATGCTTCAGCAATGGCTCGGGCTGGATATCCGGCGACTTACCATCGAAAAGTTCGTCTACTGGGGCGGACTGCTCCAGGGCGAGGGCTTGCGCGAATATGTGGATAATTTCAGACGCCGGATGTTCGACTCCGGGGCCGCTATTTTCTGGATGTTCAATGATTGCTGGCCGGCCACCCGTTCCTGGACGATCGTCGATTACGCCCTGCGCCGGACCCCCGCCTTCTGGGCGGTGAAACGGGCCATGGCGCCTGTTTCCGTCGTCCTTGCGGAGGAGCACGGCAAGGTGATCGTCTATGGCGTTAATGATACGGATCACCCCATCGAAGCCGATCTGCGCTACGGCGTGTTCAAGCTGGCAGGCGGCTATCCCGTCGAGTTGGGTAAGCCCGTCATCCTGGTTTCGAATGCCTCCACCCCACTGGCGGAATTCCCGGCGCGGCTCTGGACGAACCGACGCGCCAGCATGGCCTTTGGCGTTCTGACCCGGAAGGACCAGATCTTGGCCCGCAACCGGCTCTATGATCCGTTCTTCAAGGAAATGGCCTGGCCCAAGGCCAAAGTCCGGATCACGGTAAGTCAGGGAAAGGCCACCTTCAGCTGTGATCAATTCGCCTGGGGGGTGTGCCTGGATTTAGAGGGTGAGACGGCGTTGGTCGATAATTTCTTCGACCTTTATCCTGGTCAGGCACACCATATTCCCTGGCGGAAAAAGAGCCCCCCCCGACTGGTTCATATCGGTAACGACCTGAAGTGA
- the ileS gene encoding isoleucine--tRNA ligase: MFKPVSRKVDFPGQEVEALAFWEQQHIFEKSLEQRKDAPEYVFYDGPPFATGLPHFGHLLAGTIKDIVPRYQTMRGHYVNRRFGWDCHGLPVEYEVEQDLKLSGKRDIETLGVDVFNERCRSIVLRYTREWRQVVTRMGRWVDFDHDYKTMDPAFMESIWWVFKSLWEKQLIYEGHRIVPYCPRCTTPLSNFETNQGYADVQDPAVTIRFKVEGADALYVLAWTTTPWTLPSNMALAVGKDIPYVKIKDGSHFYYLAKDRVAAYYKKGAAFEVVEETTGAALLGLRYEPLFPYYADYKAKGAFRIIAGDFVSTVDGTGVVHIAPGFGEDDSRVGKTENLPAPCPVDAEGRFTEEIPDYVGRAVKEADHDIIKRLKQEGSLIHHAVINHSYPHCWRCDTPLIYRAISAWYVKVEQMRDQILKANSQTRWVPEHLRDGRFGKWLEQARDWNISRNRYWGTPLPVWRSDDGKEVVCIGSAAELETLSGHKVTDLHKHFMDKIEIPSREGRGMLKRIPEVLDCWFESGAMPYAQAHYPFENRTQFESHFPADFIAEGLDQTRGWFYTLTVLSTALFDKPAFRNVIVNGLVLAEDGRKMSKRLKNYPDPSYIINTYGADALRLYLINSPVVRAEDLRFSETGVQDLMRNLLIPLWNAYGFFVTYANVDGWRPESRIQNPESRIQDENLLDRWIRSSMESLSANVTKAMDHYDLQGAVRPFVRFVEDLTNWYIRRSRRRFWKSQDDADKAQAYETLYYVLLNTSKIAAPFIPFISEAIYRNLRTADMPESVHLCDFPGGDSTRRDPALERQMAAVMTVVALGRTLRSAHDLKVRQPLKKLHVACRNAELLACMSDLKEIIMEELNVKEAEFRLSEADFATVKTKANFARLGPKLGPLMRKAAGLVAALKSEQIEILARGESLAVMLDGTAVDLTLDDVIIEHLPREGSVVAAEGGIVVALDTALTPELVAEGLAREFVSKLQNMRKTADLEVTQRIRVQFVGPAEVRQAVATHLEYITSETLSLSCEAVEGIAEGATDWDLNGHPCVIKFEAVVQK; the protein is encoded by the coding sequence ATGTTCAAGCCGGTTTCGCGAAAAGTGGATTTTCCAGGACAGGAAGTGGAAGCTCTGGCATTTTGGGAGCAACAGCACATTTTTGAGAAATCGCTCGAGCAGCGCAAGGATGCCCCTGAATATGTTTTCTATGACGGGCCTCCCTTTGCCACCGGATTGCCCCATTTCGGGCATCTCCTGGCCGGTACTATCAAGGATATCGTTCCCCGGTACCAGACCATGCGCGGCCATTATGTCAACCGGCGGTTCGGCTGGGATTGCCATGGGCTACCCGTTGAATACGAAGTCGAGCAGGATCTGAAGCTCAGCGGCAAGCGCGATATTGAGACTCTGGGCGTGGATGTATTCAATGAGCGGTGCCGCAGTATTGTCCTGCGCTATACCCGTGAATGGCGTCAAGTGGTGACACGGATGGGGCGGTGGGTTGATTTTGATCACGATTACAAGACCATGGATCCAGCCTTCATGGAGTCCATCTGGTGGGTATTCAAGTCCCTTTGGGAAAAACAACTGATCTACGAGGGGCACCGTATTGTGCCGTATTGTCCGCGCTGCACTACGCCGCTTTCGAATTTTGAAACGAATCAGGGCTACGCTGATGTTCAGGATCCGGCGGTGACCATCCGGTTCAAGGTGGAGGGAGCGGACGCCCTCTATGTGCTGGCTTGGACGACCACGCCCTGGACCCTGCCATCCAATATGGCCCTGGCGGTGGGTAAAGATATCCCTTACGTCAAGATCAAGGATGGTTCGCATTTCTACTACCTCGCCAAAGACCGGGTGGCGGCTTATTACAAGAAAGGGGCGGCGTTTGAAGTAGTGGAGGAAACCACGGGAGCCGCCTTGCTGGGTCTGCGGTATGAACCGCTGTTTCCCTATTATGCGGATTACAAGGCTAAGGGGGCCTTCCGGATTATTGCGGGTGATTTTGTTTCGACCGTCGATGGCACCGGGGTGGTACACATTGCGCCGGGATTTGGTGAAGATGACAGCCGGGTCGGGAAAACTGAAAATCTGCCGGCCCCCTGTCCGGTGGACGCCGAAGGCCGGTTTACCGAAGAGATTCCGGATTATGTCGGACGGGCCGTCAAGGAGGCCGATCACGATATTATCAAACGGCTGAAGCAGGAGGGGAGTCTGATTCATCACGCCGTGATCAATCACAGCTATCCGCACTGCTGGCGTTGTGATACGCCGCTGATCTATCGCGCGATTTCGGCCTGGTATGTCAAGGTGGAACAGATGCGCGATCAGATCCTGAAGGCCAACAGCCAGACCCGCTGGGTTCCTGAGCATTTGCGCGATGGCCGGTTCGGAAAATGGCTGGAACAGGCGCGCGATTGGAATATCTCGCGTAACCGTTACTGGGGCACTCCGTTGCCTGTCTGGCGCAGCGATGACGGCAAGGAAGTGGTGTGCATTGGTTCTGCCGCAGAACTGGAAACCCTCTCCGGTCACAAGGTGACAGATCTGCATAAGCATTTCATGGATAAGATTGAGATCCCCTCGCGCGAAGGGCGGGGCATGCTCAAGCGGATTCCGGAAGTGCTGGATTGCTGGTTTGAAAGTGGCGCGATGCCCTATGCGCAGGCCCATTATCCGTTTGAAAACCGAACGCAGTTTGAAAGCCATTTCCCGGCCGACTTCATTGCCGAGGGGCTGGATCAGACGCGGGGTTGGTTCTATACCCTGACGGTCCTCTCGACGGCCCTGTTTGACAAGCCGGCCTTCCGGAACGTGATTGTCAACGGGCTGGTGCTGGCGGAGGACGGGCGTAAAATGAGCAAGCGCCTCAAGAACTACCCGGATCCGAGCTACATCATCAACACCTATGGTGCGGATGCGTTGCGGCTCTATCTGATCAACTCTCCCGTTGTCCGGGCGGAGGATCTGCGGTTTTCAGAAACCGGGGTGCAGGACCTGATGCGGAACCTGTTGATTCCTTTGTGGAATGCCTATGGCTTCTTTGTGACCTATGCCAATGTGGATGGGTGGCGTCCAGAATCCAGAATCCAGAATCCAGAATCCAGAATTCAGGATGAAAATCTCCTGGATCGCTGGATCCGCAGTTCCATGGAATCGCTGTCGGCGAATGTTACCAAGGCCATGGATCATTATGACCTGCAGGGGGCGGTCCGGCCTTTTGTCCGGTTCGTCGAAGACCTGACCAACTGGTATATCCGGCGCAGCCGCCGCCGGTTCTGGAAGTCGCAGGATGACGCCGATAAGGCGCAGGCCTATGAGACGCTGTATTATGTGCTGCTGAACACCTCCAAGATTGCGGCCCCGTTCATCCCCTTTATCAGTGAAGCCATTTACCGGAATTTGCGGACGGCCGATATGCCTGAATCCGTACACCTGTGTGATTTTCCGGGAGGGGACAGCACCCGCCGTGACCCGGCCCTGGAGCGACAGATGGCGGCGGTCATGACGGTGGTGGCCCTGGGACGCACCCTGCGCTCCGCGCATGACTTGAAGGTGCGGCAGCCCCTGAAGAAACTTCATGTCGCCTGCCGGAATGCTGAATTGCTCGCCTGTATGAGTGATTTGAAAGAGATCATCATGGAAGAGCTGAATGTGAAAGAGGCGGAGTTCCGTCTGAGTGAAGCCGATTTTGCCACCGTCAAGACCAAGGCGAATTTTGCCAGGCTGGGCCCGAAGCTGGGCCCGCTCATGAGGAAGGCGGCTGGCCTCGTGGCGGCCCTTAAGAGCGAGCAGATTGAAATTCTGGCCCGGGGTGAGTCGCTGGCCGTGATGCTGGACGGCACCGCCGTCGACTTGACACTGGACGACGTGATCATCGAGCATCTGCCGCGCGAGGGCAGTGTGGTGGCCGCGGAAGGCGGCATTGTGGTCGCCCTGGATACCGCGCTGACGCCCGAGCTGGTCGCGGAAGGCTTGGCCCGTGAGTTTGTCAGCAAACTTCAGAATATGCGCAAGACAGCCGACCTGGAAGTGACGCAGCGGATCCGCGTGCAATTCGTGGGGCCGGCTGAAGTCAGGCAGGCGGTGGCGACGCACCTTGAGTATATTACCTCCGAAACCTTGAGCCTGTCCTGTGAGGCGGTTGAGGGGATTGCCGAAGGGGCCACCGACTGGGATTTGAATGGC